A stretch of Bacillota bacterium DNA encodes these proteins:
- a CDS encoding chemotaxis protein CheW: protein MANELTVDQEMQLVVFDLYNEEFAFEITQVREIIKPPNITKLPHSSDFIEGVTNIRGEIIPVISLRKRFSVPEADNTAETRVIIVDINDGSVGFVVDAVTEVMRVPQSAIEPPPRSIAGLRAEYLKGVGKVDDRLIILLEVAKILSTEEQIELKNLESEAAAAGDPQ from the coding sequence ATGGCGAATGAACTAACGGTAGACCAGGAAATGCAGTTAGTTGTCTTCGATCTTTACAATGAAGAGTTTGCCTTTGAAATAACTCAAGTCCGCGAAATCATTAAACCACCGAATATCACGAAGCTGCCACATTCTAGTGATTTTATCGAAGGAGTTACTAATATTCGTGGAGAGATCATCCCTGTTATTTCACTGCGGAAACGTTTCAGTGTTCCGGAAGCAGACAACACAGCTGAAACTCGGGTAATCATTGTGGATATCAATGACGGAAGTGTTGGATTTGTAGTTGATGCAGTTACAGAAGTTATGCGAGTGCCTCAATCGGCAATCGAACCGCCGCCGCGGAGCATTGCCGGTTTGCGGGCGGAGTATCTAAAAGGTGTTGGTAAAGTAGATGATCGTTTGATCATTCTGCTGGAAGTGGCTAAAATTTTATCTACTGAAGAGCAGATCGAGTTGAAAAACCTGGAAAGCGAGGCCGCTGCCGCTGGAGATCCCCAATAA
- the fliM gene encoding flagellar motor switch protein FliM, producing MEDILSQSEIDQLIQATLQPKDAIQEVIEDLSDAPYDFTKPNKFSKDQLRGLQRIHEQFSRAYSGLMSAKFRTRFELKFQAIDQLTFGEFVRSLPHPSVLSIFDASPLPGSIVVQLTPDSAFIMHDRLCGGRGESYGFSRGLSDIEMAVFKRQVITNFGKILSDAWKDVEAIDFKLQAVEHNPQFLQIATDRDVVVVVSLRFEFNEVTDSFNICIPFRTLEPVLSKITQHRLFESLTPPDPEKLAQLRERVKSAVLPIEVELGAAIVSVNDLLTLEIGDVIELDRKRSENVDVKVGSLTKFKGTPGKLGDKLGVVITSICESQEE from the coding sequence ATGGAAGATATTCTCAGCCAATCTGAAATAGATCAACTGATCCAAGCTACACTGCAGCCGAAAGATGCCATTCAAGAAGTAATTGAAGATTTATCCGATGCGCCTTATGACTTTACCAAACCGAATAAGTTTTCTAAAGATCAGCTGAGGGGATTGCAGAGAATCCACGAGCAGTTCAGCCGCGCCTATTCGGGGTTAATGTCGGCTAAGTTCCGAACAAGGTTCGAGCTTAAATTTCAAGCTATCGATCAGTTAACCTTCGGAGAGTTTGTGCGTTCACTTCCGCATCCATCTGTCCTGAGTATTTTTGATGCGTCTCCACTGCCGGGCAGTATTGTGGTTCAGCTGACACCCGACAGCGCGTTTATCATGCATGACCGTCTCTGCGGAGGCAGGGGCGAGAGCTATGGGTTTTCCCGTGGTTTGAGCGATATTGAGATGGCTGTGTTTAAACGTCAGGTAATCACCAATTTTGGTAAGATCCTCAGTGATGCTTGGAAGGATGTTGAAGCAATAGATTTTAAACTTCAGGCGGTTGAACACAATCCTCAATTTCTCCAGATCGCAACCGATCGGGATGTTGTTGTCGTGGTTTCACTGCGCTTTGAGTTTAATGAGGTAACAGATAGTTTTAACATTTGCATCCCATTTAGGACACTTGAACCAGTTCTGTCCAAGATTACGCAGCATCGGCTGTTCGAATCACTGACTCCACCAGATCCAGAAAAGTTGGCTCAGCTGAGAGAACGGGTTAAGTCCGCAGTACTTCCAATAGAAGTAGAGCTCGGCGCCGCCATAGTCTCAGTTAATGATCTGCTGACTTTAGAAATCGGCGATGTCATAGAACTGGACCGCAAGCGGAGTGAAAATGTAGATGTAAAGGTTGGTTCACTAACCAAGTTCAAAGGCACCCCCGGTAAACTGGGTGATAAGCTTGGTGTCGTTATTACATCGATTTGTGAATCACAAGAGGAGTAG
- the fliY gene encoding flagellar motor switch phosphatase FliY, translating into MANDNILDQSEIDALIRGIDSSDKKDLTAMEKDTLAEIGNISMGSAATALSTLINRKVTITVPDVSVASLADVQQSYPIPCIVVDVKYQTGLQGSNLLVIKEEDAAVIGALMMGLDESEFPDVVDEITMSALSEAMNVMMGSAATSMSELFNRLINISPPDAFRQNLGEDIDVLGAGDDMVAVISFRFNISDLVDSVMLQLIDLDFAKEMVASLFAAEESAEMDSAEVADPAPDIPVEPEVEPAGTLAWDSLIADEKQAIHDLGNLNIELIKDIPVKVRAILGRTKMSIENILKLGPGHIMELDTLDGEPIDVYANNTLIARGEVVVVGEQFGIRITEISTASNRIKSIS; encoded by the coding sequence ATGGCTAATGACAATATTTTAGATCAAAGTGAAATTGATGCTCTAATTCGTGGAATCGATTCATCAGACAAGAAAGACTTAACCGCAATGGAAAAAGATACACTCGCGGAAATAGGCAACATCTCAATGGGCTCAGCTGCCACTGCCTTGTCCACACTGATCAACCGGAAAGTTACAATTACAGTTCCGGATGTATCGGTGGCTTCGTTAGCGGATGTTCAGCAGAGCTATCCCATACCCTGCATCGTTGTGGATGTAAAATACCAAACAGGGCTGCAGGGATCGAATCTGCTGGTGATCAAGGAAGAAGATGCCGCTGTAATTGGAGCTTTAATGATGGGTTTGGACGAAAGTGAGTTTCCGGATGTTGTTGATGAAATCACCATGAGCGCCCTTTCTGAGGCCATGAATGTGATGATGGGCTCGGCAGCTACGTCCATGTCCGAGCTGTTTAATCGTCTGATCAACATTTCACCGCCAGATGCTTTCAGACAGAATCTTGGTGAGGATATTGATGTCCTCGGCGCTGGCGACGATATGGTTGCTGTTATCTCATTTCGGTTTAACATCTCTGATCTTGTTGACAGCGTAATGCTGCAGTTGATTGATCTGGATTTTGCTAAAGAGATGGTGGCAAGCCTATTTGCTGCGGAAGAAAGCGCTGAGATGGACAGCGCCGAAGTGGCAGACCCCGCCCCGGATATTCCGGTTGAGCCCGAGGTGGAACCTGCGGGAACTCTTGCGTGGGACAGCCTTATAGCTGACGAAAAACAGGCAATCCATGATTTAGGCAACCTCAATATTGAACTGATTAAAGATATTCCTGTCAAGGTGAGAGCAATATTGGGCAGGACCAAGATGTCAATCGAAAACATCTTAAAGCTCGGTCCTGGTCATATCATGGAGTTGGATACGCTTGATGGAGAACCTATCGATGTTTATGCCAACAACACCCTAATTGCTCGCGGAGAGGTTGTAGTAGTAGGGGAGCAGTTTGGAATTAGAATCACAGAAATATCTACCGCCAGCAACAGAATCAAAAGCATCAGCTGA
- a CDS encoding chemotaxis protein CheA: MDASEFKDVFAAEAHEYLQALNQYLLRLENNPDDRTALNEMFRAAHSLKGMSGTMGYQELADFTHQIESVLDLLRIGELSATEPVVNVLFSAIDGLQTLLEKTLLEEELPDLRHLAAELRKLMQKRDNLEISLKHQEDSQKLAESSIDITFEDFELEVVQSAANEGYLPYKIVIRLRPKTLLKSVRVYTVFQALEQVGTIIKSNPPAQDLEDEKFDLEFAVILLSQKDRETIANTVERISEIEYVSVTPIEFVPSKPAAQAVSPQENQPSSELAAAVEKTSPAQQHAKSAPVMSRGAFVDRYIRVETERLDGLINLIGELVISKTQVMEIQTEMLTDNTKNALVQLDRITTELQYAAMKLRMVPIKQVFDRFPRLVRDFAQTYGKEINLEIVGEETELDRSLVNQIGDPLVHLVRNSIDHGIETTEQRLALGKSAEATLRLSAFHEGGHVIIQVYDDGQGLELERIKESAIEKGLLPPNYSGDLTMEQAVDLIFRPGFSTNKAVTDVSGRGVGMDVVKSIVEGLSGQVEIESSPGEGICVTIKLPLTLAIIKALLVTCGSQVYALPIQSVRENLLVISSQIKTVSRQKVIVLRDEILPLLDLNEALGFGQVNHGDTLSVIVVESQGEKAGFIVDDIIGQQEIVIKSLPNILGDIRGISGATVLGNGDVALILDHNSLIKGRSESIG, translated from the coding sequence TTGGATGCATCTGAATTCAAAGACGTGTTTGCTGCAGAAGCACACGAATATTTACAAGCTTTAAACCAATATTTACTGCGCCTAGAGAATAATCCAGATGATCGCACAGCTTTAAATGAAATGTTTCGGGCAGCCCACAGTTTAAAAGGGATGTCCGGTACTATGGGTTACCAAGAGCTTGCAGATTTTACCCATCAAATTGAGAGTGTTTTAGATCTGCTCAGAATCGGAGAGTTAAGTGCCACTGAACCGGTGGTGAACGTACTTTTTTCGGCGATTGACGGTCTCCAGACATTATTAGAAAAGACTCTGCTCGAGGAAGAACTGCCGGATTTAAGGCACCTCGCTGCTGAACTGAGAAAGTTAATGCAGAAACGCGATAATCTAGAGATCAGCCTTAAGCACCAAGAGGACAGTCAGAAGCTTGCTGAATCAAGCATTGATATTACATTTGAAGATTTTGAACTTGAAGTTGTGCAGTCGGCTGCTAACGAAGGTTATCTGCCGTATAAGATTGTCATAAGGCTGCGGCCGAAGACCCTGTTAAAGTCGGTGCGGGTCTATACTGTCTTTCAAGCTTTAGAGCAGGTCGGCACGATTATCAAAAGTAATCCTCCTGCTCAAGACCTTGAGGATGAAAAGTTTGATTTGGAGTTTGCAGTTATTCTGCTGTCGCAAAAGGACCGCGAAACGATCGCCAATACGGTCGAAAGAATTTCGGAAATCGAGTATGTGTCGGTTACACCTATTGAGTTTGTCCCCTCTAAGCCTGCAGCGCAAGCAGTTTCACCTCAAGAAAATCAACCCAGCAGCGAATTAGCTGCCGCAGTTGAAAAGACTTCTCCAGCACAACAGCATGCTAAGTCTGCACCTGTGATGTCCCGGGGGGCATTCGTTGATCGCTATATTCGAGTAGAGACAGAACGTCTGGATGGACTGATTAACTTAATCGGCGAACTAGTGATCAGCAAAACCCAGGTGATGGAGATTCAAACCGAGATGCTGACTGATAACACCAAAAATGCTCTAGTTCAGCTGGATCGGATCACAACCGAACTGCAATATGCAGCTATGAAGCTGCGGATGGTACCGATTAAGCAGGTGTTCGACCGCTTTCCCCGCTTAGTGAGAGACTTTGCCCAGACTTATGGAAAAGAAATTAACCTCGAGATTGTGGGTGAAGAAACAGAATTAGATCGCTCGCTGGTTAATCAAATCGGTGATCCTTTAGTTCACTTGGTTCGCAACAGTATTGACCACGGCATTGAAACCACTGAACAGCGGTTGGCTCTTGGCAAATCTGCTGAGGCAACCTTGAGATTGAGCGCATTTCATGAAGGTGGTCATGTGATCATTCAGGTTTATGACGATGGTCAAGGACTGGAACTGGAACGTATTAAGGAAAGTGCGATCGAAAAAGGACTACTTCCGCCCAATTATTCCGGCGATTTAACCATGGAACAGGCTGTCGATTTGATCTTCAGGCCCGGATTCAGCACAAACAAAGCTGTTACAGATGTCTCAGGGCGCGGTGTGGGAATGGATGTAGTAAAAAGCATCGTTGAAGGTTTGAGTGGACAGGTTGAAATTGAATCATCACCCGGCGAAGGTATCTGTGTTACCATTAAGCTTCCTCTCACACTGGCAATCATTAAAGCACTGCTGGTAACCTGCGGCAGCCAAGTTTACGCACTTCCGATCCAATCAGTGCGAGAAAACCTTCTGGTAATTAGCAGCCAGATCAAAACTGTTTCCCGCCAAAAAGTGATCGTGCTGCGCGATGAGATCCTACCGCTGCTCGATCTGAATGAAGCGCTTGGATTTGGCCAGGTAAACCATGGAGACACTCTTTCGGTCATCGTGGTAGAGTCCCAAGGTGAGAAAGCCGGTTTTATTGTAGATGATATAATCGGACAGCAGGAAATCGTAATCAAGTCATTACCAAATATACTTGGAGATATTCGCGGTATTAGTGGTGCTACGGTACTGGGTAATGGCGATGTTGCACTGATTCTAGACCACAATTCACTAATTAAGGGAAGGAGTGAATCCATTGGCTAA
- a CDS encoding response regulator: protein MAKTVLITDDTAFMRMTLRNVIQKNGFQVIGEAADGEEAVSKYKELRPDLVTMDITMPKMDGITAIKEIVKFDSDARIIVCSAMGQKPMVIEALNAGARDFLVKPFDAQRVIEALHKASS, encoded by the coding sequence TTGGCTAAGACAGTATTAATAACTGATGACACTGCATTTATGCGGATGACCCTCAGAAATGTGATCCAGAAAAACGGGTTCCAAGTAATTGGTGAAGCCGCCGATGGAGAAGAGGCAGTAAGCAAATACAAAGAACTCAGGCCGGATTTAGTTACCATGGATATCACCATGCCAAAAATGGATGGCATTACTGCAATTAAGGAAATAGTGAAGTTTGATTCCGATGCGAGAATCATTGTCTGCAGTGCAATGGGTCAAAAACCAATGGTAATAGAAGCTCTAAATGCTGGTGCCAGGGATTTCTTAGTGAAGCCGTTTGACGCTCAGCGCGTTATTGAGGCTCTCCATAAGGCTTCCAGCTAG
- a CDS encoding chemotaxis protein CheD, protein MNEVFVNMGEIRVMRDSGILTTVGLGSCVGVSFYDSAAKVGALAHIFLAESRSNSDSSSMPGKYADTAIPALIDLTLNAGASRERLVAKIAGGAHLFSNITPEHLSVGYKNVKAVIKQLELFNIPILGKDIAGNRGRKMKLFVDSGVVMVTTIGGEPKEI, encoded by the coding sequence ATGAATGAAGTTTTTGTCAACATGGGTGAGATCCGCGTCATGCGTGACAGCGGCATCTTAACCACCGTTGGTTTAGGTTCATGCGTAGGCGTAAGTTTTTATGACTCTGCAGCCAAGGTTGGAGCATTAGCTCATATTTTTTTAGCGGAAAGCCGCAGTAACTCAGACAGCAGTTCTATGCCGGGAAAATATGCCGATACAGCGATTCCGGCTCTGATTGATTTAACACTCAATGCCGGTGCCAGCAGGGAACGGCTGGTTGCAAAAATTGCAGGCGGAGCCCATCTATTCAGCAATATTACTCCCGAACACCTCAGTGTTGGTTATAAAAATGTTAAGGCAGTCATAAAGCAGTTGGAGTTATTTAATATCCCTATTCTTGGTAAAGATATCGCGGGAAATCGTGGTCGCAAAATGAAGCTTTTTGTAGATTCAGGAGTCGTTATGGTCACCACAATCGGTGGGGAACCTAAAGAGATTTAA
- a CDS encoding chemotaxis response regulator protein-glutamate methylesterase: protein MRKLISEILNEQPDIEVVGTARNGLDALNKLDRWEVDVLTLDLEMPVLDGLSTIKRIMASKPMPILVLASTTERSSESTIKALSYGAIDFIAKPSGNISLDLRKVEEELVSKVRSLAGVVVHKPPARDIRIEPTPKPPAKPVMGVKTGAAENIVVIGSSTGGPKALEELFLQLPADLDAGVLVVQHMPKNFTKSLAARLDNLSQLEVREAQEGDTIKNGLALVAPGDFHMEIDQDKKVRLNQDPPVKYLRPAIDVTMLSLVNVFYDRIVGVVLTGMGNDGAEGMAAIKERGGFTIVQDKDTSTIFSMPKAVYEMGNADYVLPIEQIADSITKLVNRISGGS from the coding sequence ATGCGGAAATTAATTTCTGAGATCCTTAATGAACAGCCGGACATAGAGGTTGTCGGTACTGCTCGCAATGGGTTAGATGCGCTGAATAAATTAGATCGCTGGGAAGTAGATGTCCTGACGCTGGATCTAGAGATGCCTGTACTGGACGGGCTTTCAACGATTAAACGAATTATGGCTTCTAAACCAATGCCGATTTTGGTGCTGGCTAGTACTACAGAACGCAGCTCGGAAAGTACGATTAAAGCCCTGTCGTACGGTGCAATAGATTTTATCGCAAAACCTTCCGGGAATATCTCCCTTGACCTGCGCAAAGTGGAGGAGGAGCTGGTTTCTAAGGTGCGCTCATTAGCCGGAGTTGTAGTCCACAAACCACCGGCGCGGGATATTCGGATCGAACCCACCCCCAAGCCTCCTGCGAAACCTGTTATGGGAGTAAAGACAGGTGCAGCCGAAAATATCGTTGTTATCGGTTCATCAACTGGCGGTCCTAAAGCTTTGGAAGAACTGTTTTTACAGCTACCTGCTGATTTGGACGCAGGTGTGCTGGTGGTTCAGCATATGCCGAAGAATTTTACAAAAAGTTTGGCCGCCCGCCTTGATAACCTGTCCCAATTAGAGGTACGCGAAGCACAAGAAGGAGATACCATAAAAAATGGTCTGGCTTTGGTTGCTCCTGGAGATTTTCATATGGAAATAGACCAGGATAAAAAGGTGCGGCTCAACCAAGATCCGCCAGTTAAGTATCTGCGTCCAGCAATCGATGTCACCATGCTCAGCCTGGTAAATGTGTTTTATGATCGAATTGTTGGGGTTGTGCTTACGGGTATGGGTAACGATGGTGCTGAAGGCATGGCAGCTATTAAGGAGAGAGGTGGATTTACGATTGTCCAGGATAAAGACACCTCTACGATTTTCAGTATGCCTAAGGCGGTATACGAAATGGGCAATGCTGATTATGTTCTGCCCATCGAGCAAATTGCCGATTCGATCACCAAATTAGTGAATCGGATCAGTGGAGGAAGTTAG
- a CDS encoding protein-glutamate O-methyltransferase CheR: protein MDYGRFKQQVHDLIHLDLNSYKEQQMHRRILQWISRYDLKDFAGLLNMLKTNPEHRRSFLDYLTINTSHFFRDRIVFSYIETDVLPAIAGPNARIWSAGCSIGAEAYSIVMLLLEHKLQFREIIGTDIDLDSLEKAEEAIYHANQVNQVPDPFLEKYFIPTDDRYAVIEDVKKHVAFSRHNLLTDPFPQNFDLILCRNVFIYFTAEIQKELIEHFVSSLNPRGFFIVGSAEHIINPSQYGLERVSYCVYRKQ, encoded by the coding sequence ATGGATTATGGCAGATTTAAACAGCAGGTTCATGATCTGATCCATCTCGATCTGAACAGCTATAAAGAACAGCAGATGCACCGCAGGATCCTCCAGTGGATCAGCCGCTATGATTTAAAAGATTTTGCCGGATTACTCAATATGCTTAAAACCAATCCAGAGCACCGCCGCAGTTTTTTGGACTATTTAACAATCAATACTTCGCATTTCTTCCGTGATCGGATTGTTTTTTCTTACATTGAAACGGATGTCCTGCCCGCGATTGCTGGGCCTAATGCCCGAATCTGGAGTGCCGGGTGCTCAATTGGAGCGGAAGCGTATTCCATCGTAATGCTGCTTTTAGAGCATAAGCTTCAATTTCGAGAAATCATCGGAACTGATATTGACCTAGACAGCTTAGAGAAAGCTGAAGAAGCTATATATCATGCCAATCAAGTCAATCAGGTTCCAGACCCGTTTTTGGAGAAGTATTTCATCCCTACTGATGATAGGTACGCAGTTATTGAAGACGTCAAAAAACATGTTGCGTTTTCTAGACATAATTTACTTACTGATCCCTTTCCCCAAAATTTTGATTTAATTTTGTGCCGCAATGTATTCATCTATTTTACAGCAGAAATCCAAAAAGAGCTGATTGAGCACTTTGTTAGTTCGCTTAATCCACGAGGGTTTTTCATTGTGGGTTCAGCCGAACATATCATTAATCCATCGCAATACGGCTTAGAGCGGGTGAGCTACTGTGTTTACCGGAAACAATAA
- a CDS encoding FapA family protein — MAKEVIFQAETVEKAIEIGLKQLRLERSQVDIEVISEPRKSIFGFPTRSAAVKLIVKDDDQHKSEINNDGTVWVEHGELKYSPPDDGGRYPIIIFDSSISVTYNGVELHQRLELNQGLKPLKLTLPPEETPVKEVAVFISPDKLKAYLHITRSDGFRYYLEDQPPSRLLELKLRKEPIPAPPVTTEEMVAALRNAGVVYGLKTEKLSRTVYSEQEEILAAIGKVPVPPQDGYIKYEFKDEESEPDLDLDADRIDYYELKPVPSVNSQDVLAHRVLGVPGEEGINVLGEPIPVAEPKNPQLLVGEGVRLSDDQLTALAERAGLPVVHNGILKVLKVFELNSDANLETGNIRFNGEIVVRGSVTDQVRIEAVSGGVQVFGMVDQAYIEAEGNVVIRKNAIAAEIKAGGVSAVFTRAASYLHKLSVQFGQLIQAYFIVGSRMVSIDAGTIIKNLIEIKFNAIPKMIREFDADFGTELDLFSPDFRTLLLELKHYFLDRGPLRIGDITFVQQLIDRINFWQSEFQKSSDETADVQVGYLQNTTIEASGIVRVQGKGVYYSNIIAGRGYYQPQGVFRNSHVTVRTGNIEVKEMGSRSGSAASASITTEGKILIGAVHPNVTVAYRNQKYQFLQPATNVKVLWHEDGIVVYSGKQKLT, encoded by the coding sequence ATGGCAAAAGAAGTCATCTTTCAGGCAGAAACAGTCGAGAAAGCGATAGAAATTGGTTTGAAACAGCTGAGATTGGAGCGTTCTCAGGTCGATATTGAAGTCATCAGTGAGCCAAGGAAGAGTATTTTCGGTTTTCCGACCCGCTCAGCTGCTGTCAAGTTAATAGTTAAAGATGATGATCAGCATAAAAGCGAGATCAACAATGATGGGACCGTTTGGGTGGAGCATGGTGAGCTCAAATATTCACCGCCGGACGATGGCGGCAGGTATCCGATTATTATATTCGACAGCAGCATATCAGTCACCTATAATGGTGTTGAGCTTCATCAGAGACTGGAGCTGAATCAAGGACTCAAACCGCTCAAACTGACATTACCGCCAGAAGAGACACCGGTAAAGGAAGTGGCGGTTTTTATATCGCCTGATAAACTGAAAGCTTACCTGCACATTACTCGCAGCGACGGATTCAGGTATTATCTTGAGGATCAGCCTCCATCCCGATTATTAGAGCTGAAACTGAGGAAAGAACCAATCCCGGCGCCTCCGGTCACGACGGAAGAAATGGTTGCTGCATTAAGGAATGCTGGAGTTGTATACGGTTTAAAGACTGAGAAATTAAGCCGAACTGTGTACTCTGAGCAGGAAGAGATTCTGGCAGCCATCGGCAAAGTGCCTGTACCGCCGCAGGATGGATATATTAAATACGAGTTTAAAGATGAGGAGTCTGAACCTGATTTAGATCTGGATGCAGACCGCATTGATTACTACGAGCTGAAGCCAGTGCCGTCAGTTAATTCTCAAGATGTTCTCGCCCATCGAGTTTTAGGAGTACCCGGTGAAGAAGGTATCAATGTACTGGGAGAACCGATTCCGGTTGCTGAGCCAAAGAATCCTCAGCTCTTAGTGGGTGAGGGCGTACGTTTAAGTGACGATCAGCTGACTGCATTAGCTGAACGCGCAGGTCTGCCTGTAGTTCACAATGGGATTTTGAAAGTATTAAAGGTATTTGAACTTAATTCTGATGCTAACCTGGAAACCGGTAATATACGTTTTAATGGTGAAATAGTGGTTCGGGGCAGTGTAACCGATCAGGTTAGAATTGAAGCTGTTAGCGGCGGAGTGCAGGTCTTCGGTATGGTTGATCAAGCCTATATTGAAGCAGAGGGCAATGTGGTTATCAGGAAGAATGCTATCGCGGCAGAGATTAAAGCCGGAGGAGTAAGCGCTGTTTTCACTCGCGCGGCTTCCTATCTGCATAAATTGAGCGTACAATTCGGCCAGCTTATTCAAGCCTATTTTATAGTCGGCTCGCGCATGGTTTCCATTGATGCGGGCACCATTATTAAGAACTTAATTGAAATCAAGTTTAATGCTATCCCGAAAATGATCAGAGAATTTGATGCAGACTTCGGAACTGAACTAGATCTGTTTTCACCGGATTTTCGTACTCTATTGCTGGAGCTAAAACACTATTTTCTTGATCGAGGTCCCTTAAGGATTGGCGATATTACCTTTGTACAGCAGTTAATCGATAGGATCAATTTCTGGCAGTCTGAGTTCCAGAAGAGTTCAGATGAAACCGCCGATGTGCAGGTAGGATATCTGCAGAACACCACGATTGAGGCTTCAGGTATTGTTCGTGTGCAGGGCAAAGGCGTGTATTATTCAAACATCATCGCAGGCAGAGGGTACTATCAGCCTCAAGGGGTCTTTCGCAACAGCCATGTAACTGTCAGAACCGGAAATATTGAAGTCAAGGAAATGGGCAGTAGAAGCGGAAGCGCAGCCAGCGCGTCGATCACCACCGAAGGAAAGATCTTAATCGGTGCTGTCCATCCTAATGTTACGGTCGCCTACCGCAATCAAAAATACCAATTTCTGCAGCCTGCCACTAATGTGAAGGTATTGTGGCATGAAGATGGAATTGTAGTATACAGCGGAAAACAGAAATTAACTTAG
- a CDS encoding Gx transporter family protein, with protein MTVNRTNKVVYLGLMVGIAMGLHIFESLIPIPTPVPGAKLGLANIAALYVIIRFGYKEAVAVTIVRTFLGSMFGAGLFTPTFFLSFFGGLTSTLVMGICYQLWSKHFSVIGLSTLGAFTHNTTQLAVACFMYEQIGFFYLLPYLLFFAIPTGFFVGIVTQQLVKKIRI; from the coding sequence ATGACAGTTAATCGGACAAATAAAGTAGTATATCTGGGACTGATGGTGGGCATCGCCATGGGCCTGCACATATTTGAATCCTTAATCCCAATTCCCACACCTGTACCGGGAGCAAAGCTTGGGCTCGCCAATATTGCAGCGCTGTATGTTATTATCCGTTTTGGTTATAAAGAAGCAGTGGCAGTTACAATTGTACGCACCTTTTTGGGCTCCATGTTTGGAGCCGGTCTTTTTACACCTACTTTTTTTCTCAGCTTTTTCGGCGGTTTAACCAGCACGCTGGTAATGGGCATCTGTTATCAGCTGTGGTCTAAACATTTCAGTGTTATCGGTTTAAGTACTTTGGGAGCTTTTACACATAACACGACTCAGCTTGCTGTCGCCTGTTTTATGTATGAGCAGATCGGCTTCTTCTATCTGCTTCCGTATCTATTGTTTTTTGCAATTCCCACCGGTTTTTTTGTAGGAATCGTTACCCAACAGCTGGTGAAAAAAATACGGATATAG
- a CDS encoding DUF4363 family protein, whose protein sequence is MRLLIGSTVLIIVFLIAAGYVTNQTLEFINNYREELKQLRQVMLDQDWHQAQNLVGQLRQKWDGVQDYWDWYIVHEDIENVEVALARLVSFIDSQDLSSGLAELAQLDMHFSHIYRNELFNLQNVL, encoded by the coding sequence ATGCGCCTGTTGATTGGATCAACGGTTTTAATCATCGTTTTTTTGATCGCTGCTGGCTATGTAACTAACCAGACGCTGGAGTTTATTAATAACTATCGCGAAGAGCTTAAACAGCTCCGCCAGGTGATGCTGGATCAAGACTGGCATCAAGCCCAAAACTTGGTTGGACAGCTGCGGCAAAAATGGGATGGGGTCCAGGATTACTGGGATTGGTATATCGTCCACGAAGATATTGAAAACGTGGAGGTTGCTCTGGCAAGATTGGTGAGCTTTATTGATTCCCAGGACTTATCATCTGGCTTGGCGGAGCTGGCCCAGCTGGATATGCATTTCAGCCACATCTACCGCAATGAATTGTTTAACCTCCAAAATGTACTCTAA